In Mugil cephalus isolate CIBA_MC_2020 chromosome 19, CIBA_Mcephalus_1.1, whole genome shotgun sequence, the genomic stretch CACGCCCTCTCTAAGAGGAGCCACCATGGTCCACTTGTTTGCCACTGGGTCGAACTGCTCCACCTGTTTGAGTGACACTGACGGAGAAGCTGGGAGGCAGCCAGTTGCTGCAGTGTGACCCCCTACGACGTAGAGGCAGTGTTTCAACTCTGCGGAGCCATGGCCAAATCTGGCGATGAGCATGGGCGCTGCCTTCGACCATTCCTCGTGGACAGTGTCGTAGACCCATACATCTTTGGACACGCCATTCTCTGAGCCCCTCCCACCAGTGATGTACACCTTGCAGCCAATAGCGCAGGCGCTGAACTCCTTCCTGGGGCTGGGGATGTCAGCCTTAGGGATGATCTCTTTGGCCTTCTGGTCCACCAGGTACAACTTGTCACACATGAAAGTCTGCCCACCCAGAAGAAAGAGCGCGTGGCTGGTTTTTCTTGGTCGTGCACATGGGCTGTTTACAACACCATCGTTCTGCAGGATCTTCAACTTACAGCGGATGGCTTCATCCACCAGCTCCTTGCTCTTGGCCTGGGCGTTGATCAGTTCTTCTGTCGAGACGTTCTCCATTAAAAAGATGGCCGGCAGCAGAGCTAGGCGGACGGTTCTCAGGAGCTCTGGTAGATGGCAGTGCCTCCTTTCCAGGTCATAGTTGATCCAGTTAAGGGCGGCTTCATAAACAAGTCTCTCATCTTCTGTTTCTAGCTCCTCGTGTGACAAAAGTTGCACCACCATATCTTTGGGCAGCTGGAGGAAGTCCTCTGTCTTGCAAATAGCAGGGAAGTTGCTGAGACACATGCCCCAGGAGAGCTCTGACAGCTTGGTACACTGATGGGCGTCAGACAGCAACAGCATCCCAAGACAGTTGGACGGGTGAAGGTTTCTCTCTAAGAATTCGGCGCAAGCGTCGCGAATGTCCTGAAACTCCAACATGTCCCCGGCCTCCAGTAGTGACTCTGCATTCTCCTCGTTGATGACCACGCGTGATGAGTACGCATAATCAAGCAGAAGCTCTAAAACCTCCGGGTGGATGGAGTCGCGGAAGTCCACCTCACTGGCCTGGCTCTCCCTCAGGCCACCACTGAACATGGCCTCGAAGTAGCGGCTGCAGGCAGCCAGCACGGCGCGATGGCAGGGAAAGGAGCGGCTGCCAGCATGAAGCAGGACGTCCGTGAAGAGCCTTTGCTGCCGTAGAGAGTTGAGGTGCATGAGGACACTGTCGGCATAGGAGGACTTGTGGAAAAGGTAGATGTTCATAGAGCCGGTGCTGGCTCGGGACTTCCGGTTCTCATGGACGCACACGGACATTTTCATTGAATcctgaaacaaaaaaggaaagaaattgTTCTCTTTAAtgcgtttcatttttaatatccAATACATTCAGTTCTTTAAACGTTTAAATATAGCCATAAACTGACTGCACAAGTACACACTGTGCTATTGATGCGAAAATACAACACTAATATAACAGAATAACATTTAGCCAAAGATGACGTGAATGCAAATTGCAAAACAGCTCGCATCTGGGAGCTATGAAGGTCAAGTAGAAAATAACTGTCTCCTCACAGAGTCTCGGAGGCCTTTACACTTTTCAGCTCTAAGGAAAGCTAC encodes the following:
- the enc1 gene encoding ectoderm-neural cortex protein 1; the protein is MKMSVCVHENRKSRASTGSMNIYLFHKSSYADSVLMHLNSLRQQRLFTDVLLHAGSRSFPCHRAVLAACSRYFEAMFSGGLRESQASEVDFRDSIHPEVLELLLDYAYSSRVVINEENAESLLEAGDMLEFQDIRDACAEFLERNLHPSNCLGMLLLSDAHQCTKLSELSWGMCLSNFPAICKTEDFLQLPKDMVVQLLSHEELETEDERLVYEAALNWINYDLERRHCHLPELLRTVRLALLPAIFLMENVSTEELINAQAKSKELVDEAIRCKLKILQNDGVVNSPCARPRKTSHALFLLGGQTFMCDKLYLVDQKAKEIIPKADIPSPRKEFSACAIGCKVYITGGRGSENGVSKDVWVYDTVHEEWSKAAPMLIARFGHGSAELKHCLYVVGGHTAATGCLPASPSVSLKQVEQFDPVANKWTMVAPLREGVSNAAVVSVKLKLFAFGGTSVTHDKLPKVQCYDPQENRWTVPASCPQPWRYTAAAVLGNQIFVMGGDTEFSACSAYKFSSETYQWTKVGDVTAKRMSCQAVASGNKLYVVGGYFGTQRCKTLDCYDPTLDSWNSITTVPYSLIPTAFVSTWKHLPA